The Papaver somniferum cultivar HN1 chromosome 3, ASM357369v1, whole genome shotgun sequence genome includes a region encoding these proteins:
- the LOC113361069 gene encoding probable polygalacturonase, with amino-acid sequence MKLMRSIRRAQVLFVLLGLVSLLLSRGAESFDYTAINCRNHTASLKDFGGVGDGKTSNTKAFRSAIASLSKFQNDGGSQLFVPPGRWLTGSFNLTSHFTLYLHKDAVILASQDLSEWPIIGPLPSYGRGKDLPGGRYISLIFGTQLTDVIITGDMGTIDGQGAWWWQRYKTELKSNRPYLIEIMSSDQVQITNLKLIDSPSWHIHPVYSSNIFIKGITIVAPPTSPNTDGINPDSCTNVRIEDCNIVSGDDCVSVKSGWDQYGIAFGKPTKHVIIRRLTCSSPINAVLTIGSEMSGGIQDVRVEDIVAIRTKTAVRMKTAIGRGGYIKDIFIRRMTMTTMRLAFLMTGNYSTHPNNNFNRTALPVIDGISFSDMVGVNVRSAGQLDGIKGNPFTGICISNVTLSMLPTSTVVPWTCSDVNGLTSGVSPKPCSMLTEQVAKTCPFPTDILPIDRIQLKNCSIMA; translated from the exons ATGAAGCTCATGAGAAGCATCCGGAGAGCTCAA GTACTGTTTGTGTTACTTGGACTAgtaagtttattattatcaaGAGGAGCTGAGTCATTTGATTATACTGCCATTAATTGTCGAAACCACACAGCGTCATTGAAAGATTTTGGAGGAGTTGGTGATGGAAAGACTTCAAATACAAAGGCTTTCCGATCAGCCATTGCATCTCTTAGCAAGTTCCAAAACGACGGTGGATCTCAGCTCTTTGTTCCCCCAGGAAGATGGCTAACCGGAAGCTTTAACCTCACTAGTCATTTCACACTTTACCTTCACAAAGACGCCGTCATTCTTGCTTCTCAG GATCTAAGCGAGTGGCCTATTATAGGCCCCCTGCCGTCCTATGGCAGAGGTAAAGACCTGCCGGGCGGACGATACATCAGCCTCATCTTTGGAACGCAGCTCACAGATGTTATAATAACAG GTGATATGGGAACAATAGATGGACAAGGTGCTTGGTGGTGGCAAAGATACAAAACCGAGCTTAAATCCAACAGGCCATACTTGATTGAAATTATGAGCTCTGACCAAGTTCAGATAACCAATCTTAAGTTAATTGATTCTCCTTCATGGCACATCCATCCTGTTTACAGCAG TAACATTTTCATAAAAGGAATTACGATTGTCGCCCCTCCAACATCCCCAAACACCGATGGGATAAATCCAG ACTCGTGCACAAATGTACGCATTGAGGACTGCAACATTGTTTCCGGGGACGACTGCGTCTCAGTAAAAAGTGGATGGGACCAATATGGAATTGCATTTGGGAAACCAACCAAACACGTAATTATAAGAAGGCTCACTTGTTCATCTCCTATTAACGCAGTGTTAACTATAGGAAGTGAGATGTCTGGTGGGATACAAGATGTTCGAGTTGAAGATATTGTAGCTATCAGAACCAAAACAGCAGTTCGAATGAAAACCGCAATAGGGCGCGGTGGATACATCAAAGACATATTCATCAGAAGAATGACAATGACAACCATGAGATTGGCATTTCTAATGACAGGAAACTACAGTACCCACCCTAATAACAATTTCAACAGAACGGCTCTTCCAGTTATAGATGGTATAAGCTTTAGTGATATGGTTGGTGTTAACGTTAGAAGTGCAGGGCAACTGGATGGTATCAAGGGAAACCCATTTACTGGTATATGCATATCCAATGTTACGCTTAGTATGCTACCAACCTCCACGGTTGTTCCGTGGACTTGTAGTGATGTTAATGGATTAACAAGTGGTGTTAGTCCTAAGCCGTGCAGTATGTTAACAGAACAAGTTGCAAAAACATGTCCTTTCCCTACTGATATCCTACCAATCGACAGAATTCAACTTAAGAATTGTTCTATCATGGCCTAG
- the LOC113359201 gene encoding F-box/kelch-repeat protein At3g06240-like, with protein sequence MENLPTDIIKENIVSRLPIESRLQMKLVSKPLKNIIGKNKTGLLFAYADVNNLEPESGAEVNLYYGDYETNLERHYSNGTLEKNDEVGQDLYNIIAYDLVDEKYVNNLSTESGAEVQLYYGDEFVSDDKRFYMYETNTKLDRVKYNLRAEDWFEYNHMVGSCNGLVCLQSYNQATKSSCVGISNPLTGEFLILPDSVGWFEHGFGYLPSTNEYKVVRCSYTELNNVWKGHMEVYTLGSQSGWREKETIPYKFYSSGLFANGAIHWIGKTNGGARIVAYDLADEKFKDIPSLPFDFLKGYDALTGRLQLGLEYRV encoded by the exons ATGGAGAACCTCCCAACAGATATCATTAAAGAAAATATAGTTTCTAGATTGCCAATTGAGTCCAGATTACAGATGAAACTAGTATCCAAACCATTGAAGAACATCATCGGCAAAAATAAAACAGGTCTCTTGTTCGCTTATGCCGACGTCAATAATCTGGAACCTGAATCAGGAGCAGAAGTAAATCTCTACTATGGAGATTATGAAACAAACCTGGAGCGGCACTACTCCAACGGAACACTTGAAAA GAATGATGAAGTAGGCCAGGATCTGTATAATATCATCGCCTATGATCTGGTGGATGAGAAGT ATGTTAATAATCTGTCAACTGAATCAGGAGCAGAAGTACAGCTCTACTATGGAGATGAGTTTGTATCTGATGACAAGCGATTTTACATGTACGAAACAAATACAAAGTTAGACCGCGTAAAATACAATTTGCGAGCCGAAGATTGGTTTGAGTATAATCACATGGTTGGTTCATGCAACGGCTTGGTTTGTCTTCAATCATATAACCAGGCCACGAAGTCTAGCTGTGTTGGTATTTCCAATCCATTAACAGGAGAATTCCTAATTCTTCCAGATTCTGTCGGATGGTTCGAACATGGATTTGGATACCTTCCTTCTACTAACGAGTATAAGGTTGTCAGATGCAGTTACACTGAGTTAAACAATGTGTGGAAGGGACATATGGAGGTATATACTCTTGGCTCTCAAAGTGGGTGGAGAGAAAAGGAAACTATCCCTTACAAATTCTATTCGTCAGGCCTCTTTGCAAATGGAGCAATTCATTGGATTGGCAAGACAAACGGAGGAGCAAGAATTGTCGCCTATGATTTGGCGGATGAGAAGTTCAAGGACATCCCATCACTACCTTTCGATTTTTTAAAGGGATATGATGCTCTCACTGGTAGACTCCAGTTGGGGTTGGAGTACAGAGTTTAA